The following are from one region of the Aquirufa lenticrescens genome:
- a CDS encoding MoaD/ThiS family protein, with protein MSTYHILLFGICRDLLKSSTISIEKEGSVTVQEMLQTLRSKHPALENLPSLRLAAEHRFQEPDFILSETMEIALIPPVSGG; from the coding sequence ATGTCAACCTACCACATCTTGCTGTTCGGTATTTGCCGAGATTTATTAAAATCGTCCACCATTTCGATCGAAAAAGAGGGCTCAGTAACCGTGCAGGAGATGTTGCAGACCTTGCGTTCGAAGCATCCGGCTTTGGAAAATCTACCTTCGCTGCGACTCGCGGCGGAACATCGCTTCCAAGAACCTGATTTTATCCTCTCTGAAACGATGGAAATTGCCTTAATTCCACCCGTGAGTGGCGGATAA